In one window of Metasolibacillus fluoroglycofenilyticus DNA:
- the ypfJ gene encoding KPN_02809 family neutral zinc metallopeptidase, whose product MDVKGRRKSSNVEDRRGMSAGKVGGGLGGVGIIIVIIYTLISGGDAGDVLNTVTKSITQNGQMTEEYTPSREEEELAEFVAVVLADTEDVWAQIFASNDMTYKNPTLVLFTDSVSSGCGLQSAAVGPFYCPADYKLYIDLSFYSELKNRFKAPGDFAMAYVIAHEVGHHVQTLLGYSQKVHSLNGKVSNAEYNEQVKRLELQADYLAGVWAHHVQNKGYLEEGDFAEALTAANAIGDDTLQMQARGYVVPESFTHGTSEQRMRWFTNGYKNGTLQGGDTFNATNL is encoded by the coding sequence ATGGATGTTAAAGGAAGGCGGAAAAGCAGCAATGTTGAGGACCGCCGGGGGATGAGTGCTGGAAAAGTTGGCGGTGGCTTAGGTGGTGTTGGAATTATTATTGTCATTATTTATACATTGATTAGTGGTGGAGATGCTGGTGATGTATTAAACACTGTAACGAAAAGCATTACACAAAACGGACAAATGACAGAGGAATACACACCAAGTCGTGAGGAGGAGGAGCTGGCAGAATTTGTAGCAGTTGTGCTTGCAGATACCGAGGATGTATGGGCACAAATTTTTGCAAGCAATGACATGACTTATAAAAATCCAACACTCGTGTTATTTACGGATAGCGTTAGCTCGGGCTGTGGTTTGCAAAGCGCTGCAGTCGGACCATTTTACTGTCCAGCTGACTATAAACTGTATATCGACTTAAGCTTCTATAGTGAATTGAAAAATCGTTTTAAAGCACCCGGAGATTTTGCGATGGCATATGTGATTGCACATGAGGTAGGTCACCATGTACAAACGTTATTAGGCTATTCCCAAAAAGTACATTCATTAAATGGCAAAGTTTCAAATGCAGAATACAATGAGCAGGTGAAGCGCCTTGAATTACAGGCTGATTATTTAGCGGGTGTGTGGGCGCATCATGTGCAAAACAAAGGCTACTTAGAAGAAGGCGATTTTGCAGAGGCATTAACCGCCGCAAATGCTATAGGAGATGACACATTGCAAATGCAGGCACGTGGTTATGTGGTGCCAGAAAGCTTCACACATGGTACGAGCGAGCAACGTATGCGCTGGTTTACGAATGGTTATAAAAATGGTACATTGCAGGGCGGAGACACATTTAATGCAACAAATTTATAG
- a CDS encoding DUF4097 family beta strand repeat-containing protein: MEQQFLSKLEQALAKLNNNERQDIIRDFKEYFASGQAEGKTIEEMIDSLGDINELAEEILKAYSEQEFVQTANVVKEEAFDHIKIDSELASIQLLPSPTGRFYTEVKSKGEQYTTDVEIVNNTLTVKIERAESTFKIFGLKINFNFNTESAATAMIYVPEKLYQSIVIKNEIGGSVIERLQAKEIKCHTTVGKAMLKNVLAGELNVKSSVGKAELQSVHATTAIVKSEAGKVIIENSIAETWNVKSEAGRVDLINIQGEIDARSEAGKINMDVESITKPLKLKTSVGRIDVLTKNAIDNATVEAKSELGKISVYGESGKRIVYGTGENLVKLKTELGSITIAQK; encoded by the coding sequence ATGGAACAACAATTTTTGAGCAAGCTAGAGCAAGCGTTAGCAAAGTTAAATAATAATGAGCGTCAAGATATCATTCGGGATTTCAAGGAATATTTTGCAAGCGGTCAGGCAGAAGGAAAAACAATCGAGGAAATGATTGACTCATTAGGTGATATAAATGAATTAGCCGAGGAAATATTGAAGGCTTATTCTGAGCAGGAGTTTGTACAAACAGCGAATGTTGTGAAGGAGGAGGCGTTTGATCATATTAAAATTGATAGTGAGCTTGCCTCTATACAGCTATTACCGTCTCCGACGGGCAGATTTTATACGGAAGTGAAAAGTAAAGGTGAGCAATATACAACGGATGTAGAAATTGTTAATAACACATTAACCGTAAAAATTGAACGGGCTGAAAGTACATTTAAAATTTTTGGCTTGAAAATTAATTTTAACTTTAATACAGAAAGCGCAGCTACTGCAATGATTTATGTACCAGAAAAGCTGTATCAAAGCATCGTGATTAAAAATGAAATTGGTGGTTCTGTTATAGAAAGGCTACAGGCTAAAGAAATCAAATGTCATACAACTGTCGGCAAGGCAATGTTGAAAAATGTTTTAGCTGGGGAGTTAAATGTAAAGTCGAGTGTTGGCAAAGCAGAGCTTCAATCTGTTCACGCAACGACAGCTATTGTAAAAAGTGAAGCAGGAAAAGTTATTATTGAAAATAGCATTGCAGAAACTTGGAATGTGAAGTCTGAAGCCGGACGTGTAGATTTAATTAATATTCAGGGGGAAATTGATGCGCGCTCTGAGGCTGGCAAAATTAATATGGATGTCGAAAGCATCACGAAGCCGCTAAAGCTAAAAACAAGCGTAGGTAGAATAGATGTTTTAACAAAGAATGCGATTGATAACGCTACAGTTGAAGCAAAATCAGAGCTCGGTAAAATTTCTGTTTATGGCGAAAGTGGCAAGCGTATTGTTTATGGTACAGGGGAAAATCTTGTTAAATTAAAAACGGAGCTAGGCAGCATTACGATTGCACAAAAATAA
- a CDS encoding nuclease-related domain-containing protein, with translation MFWMLLFGFLLISLVMIVIYKYDDSLFSKATSYSIFEVLSNSRVRSLYKLTEELKATQEKYDILFDVQLVPNEQPVDAIIMHSTGVYIVNVEQKKGWIAGREQDIEWTQLLYKGKKESFPNPIHLTQRYTYQLRDLLPTIQADAYKTIVIFTNECSFQKIELHSTKVDVLKTKDLKGWSAQFRGQEELISPENIQAAYDVLKDRRTATHLAIETA, from the coding sequence ATGTTTTGGATGCTACTATTTGGTTTTTTATTAATTAGTTTAGTCATGATTGTTATTTATAAATATGATGATTCTTTGTTTAGTAAAGCGACATCATATTCTATTTTCGAAGTATTAAGTAATAGTAGAGTTCGCTCACTATATAAATTGACAGAGGAATTAAAGGCCACACAAGAAAAGTATGATATTTTATTTGATGTTCAGCTAGTTCCAAATGAACAGCCTGTAGATGCCATTATTATGCACTCCACAGGGGTTTATATAGTAAATGTTGAACAGAAAAAAGGTTGGATTGCTGGACGCGAACAGGATATTGAATGGACACAGCTACTATATAAGGGAAAAAAGGAATCTTTCCCAAATCCAATCCATCTAACGCAGCGCTATACTTATCAATTACGTGATTTGCTGCCGACTATACAGGCAGATGCATATAAGACAATCGTTATTTTTACAAATGAGTGCTCCTTCCAAAAAATTGAGTTGCACTCTACAAAAGTAGATGTATTGAAGACCAAAGATTTAAAAGGCTGGAGTGCTCAATTCCGAGGACAAGAGGAGCTAATCTCTCCAGAAAATATACAGGCAGCATATGATGTATTGAAGGATAGAAGGACTGCCACGCATTTAGCAATAGAAACAGCTTGA
- a CDS encoding low molecular weight protein-tyrosine-phosphatase, which yields MRILFVCLGNICRSPMAEAVMRDLLTKRGLSEQITVDSAGTSNWHVGEPPHKGTQAKLAEYGIATAGMQCRQLKIGDFTDFDYIVGMDISNVDNIRKMLKQPNDAKIFRFLDLTAHQKDVPDPWYTGDFQETYNLCLEGCEALLEKVLADMQKS from the coding sequence GTGCGGATATTATTTGTATGCTTAGGCAATATTTGTAGGTCACCTATGGCAGAGGCTGTTATGCGCGATTTACTGACGAAGCGTGGTTTAAGTGAGCAAATTACAGTGGATTCAGCAGGTACAAGTAATTGGCATGTCGGTGAACCGCCACATAAGGGAACACAGGCAAAGTTAGCTGAATATGGTATTGCAACAGCAGGGATGCAATGTCGCCAACTAAAAATTGGTGACTTTACGGATTTTGATTATATTGTTGGAATGGATATAAGCAATGTGGACAATATTCGTAAAATGCTTAAACAGCCAAATGATGCAAAGATTTTCCGTTTCTTAGATTTAACTGCACATCAAAAAGATGTACCAGACCCGTGGTATACAGGCGATTTTCAAGAAACATATAATCTTTGCTTAGAGGGCTGTGAGGCATTGTTGGAGAAGGTTTTAGCAGATATGCAGAAGAGCTAG
- a CDS encoding methyl-accepting chemotaxis protein, which yields MKRTNRLASRIIAIIIAVFIVLIVSNIFMMSYNTKKSVKATLGEHSVTVAQNMAQYMDVEGYKQLANSPQENELYWRLREQLNDLREKNGVLYAYTFAAPTNGKEGNGVFLVDGMPADDHENAATISSESSATSNADLLRALEDGYYYTDVIESEFGQFISGTIPVKDANGEVAFYLGIDIDADYVDVVSSLISKEIIPTVVIIFSLISILGLAILYYYINSALRPLKSLKESATYLAEGNIKDANEVVSHINMSNGNEISLFARDFTDALGQLSATFETIHSKTNSLEQVVEDINATAHHVSESNNTIAASVTQIAEGSGKQQISNDEVMQAMSEMAIGIQRLADTTSDIAESSSDMTELVEKSTTNSKQVVQQIHNVESSVVRTSEQVREMGARFHSIEEMVTVITSIADQTNLLALNAAIEAARAGEAGKGFAVVADEVRKLAEMSRTSADDIHHHLQSFLEIAERALSEMAVSTEEVKEGSLAVTAIGENLESILQSVLRVNNNIQENSAVIEQMSASSEEILASAEDMNQLVTNTTTQTQEVAQSIDIQVDMVEKLSEVVEQLDTTSKDVITEIEKFKL from the coding sequence ATGAAACGAACAAATAGATTAGCAAGCCGAATTATAGCAATTATTATTGCAGTATTTATTGTGCTAATTGTCTCTAATATTTTTATGATGAGCTACAACACGAAGAAATCTGTAAAGGCAACATTAGGAGAACATAGTGTGACAGTAGCACAAAATATGGCTCAATATATGGATGTTGAAGGCTATAAGCAACTAGCGAATTCACCGCAAGAAAATGAACTATATTGGAGATTGCGTGAGCAATTAAATGATTTGCGTGAAAAGAACGGCGTATTATATGCATATACATTTGCTGCACCTACAAATGGAAAAGAAGGTAATGGCGTCTTTTTAGTGGATGGCATGCCGGCGGATGACCATGAAAATGCAGCTACTATTAGCAGTGAATCAAGTGCGACATCCAATGCAGATCTTTTGCGAGCTTTGGAAGATGGTTACTATTATACAGATGTAATCGAAAGCGAGTTTGGGCAATTTATTTCCGGAACAATTCCCGTAAAAGATGCAAATGGTGAGGTAGCTTTTTATTTAGGAATAGATATAGATGCAGATTATGTTGATGTAGTAAGTAGTCTAATTTCAAAAGAAATTATACCGACTGTTGTTATTATATTTAGCCTTATTTCCATTTTAGGCTTAGCTATACTTTATTACTATATTAATAGCGCATTGCGCCCTTTAAAATCCTTAAAGGAATCAGCAACGTATTTAGCAGAAGGCAATATTAAAGATGCTAACGAAGTAGTATCTCATATCAATATGTCAAATGGCAATGAAATCTCGCTATTCGCAAGAGATTTCACAGATGCACTGGGACAGCTTTCGGCAACATTTGAAACAATTCATTCGAAAACAAATAGTTTAGAGCAGGTCGTTGAAGATATTAATGCGACAGCTCATCATGTAAGTGAGTCGAATAACACAATTGCTGCAAGTGTCACACAAATTGCAGAAGGCAGTGGAAAGCAACAAATTAGCAATGATGAGGTTATGCAGGCGATGAGTGAAATGGCAATCGGCATTCAAAGATTAGCTGATACAACGAGCGATATTGCAGAATCCTCAAGTGATATGACAGAGCTTGTTGAAAAGAGTACGACAAATTCAAAGCAAGTGGTGCAGCAAATTCATAATGTAGAGTCTTCAGTTGTAAGGACGTCAGAGCAAGTACGCGAAATGGGAGCACGATTCCATTCAATAGAAGAAATGGTAACTGTTATTACAAGCATTGCCGATCAAACTAATTTACTTGCATTAAATGCGGCAATTGAAGCAGCAAGAGCAGGAGAGGCAGGTAAAGGCTTTGCTGTTGTTGCAGATGAGGTACGTAAATTAGCAGAGATGTCGCGAACTTCCGCGGACGATATTCACCATCATTTACAAAGCTTTTTAGAAATTGCAGAGCGTGCTTTAAGTGAAATGGCTGTAAGTACGGAAGAGGTAAAAGAGGGAAGTTTAGCAGTTACAGCTATCGGTGAAAACCTAGAAAGTATTTTACAATCTGTTCTGAGAGTAAATAACAATATTCAGGAAAACTCAGCGGTTATAGAGCAAATGTCGGCAAGTTCTGAGGAGATATTAGCATCTGCTGAAGATATGAACCAACTTGTCACTAATACAACGACGCAAACACAGGAAGTGGCACAATCAATCGATATCCAAGTAGATATGGTTGAAAAATTAAGCGAGGTAGTAGAACAGCTCGATACTACTTCAAAAGACGTTATCACAGAAATAGAGAAATTTAAATTATAA
- a CDS encoding putative RNA methyltransferase — translation MKQLSKKEASIYYIKQYISIFACPFCQMEMQLNDTGTMSCVNKHSFDMAKQGYMNFMTKPVVSMYSKELFEARQQVIASGLYDPLQQVIADLLTGEQRILDTGCGEGSHLARICTQLPNALGVGIDIAKEGILAAAKFYSEKIWCVGDLANSPFQSESFTTILNILSPANYEEFKRLLNPNGKVIKVVPQTDYLKEIRVQAFADSEKESYSNAQTVERFKESFAKVNVQRITYTVPLATELAPKLLQMTPMGWHIENIAAVELPQITIDVDILVGEV, via the coding sequence ATGAAACAATTATCAAAAAAGGAAGCAAGTATTTATTATATAAAGCAATATATTAGCATATTTGCATGTCCATTTTGTCAGATGGAAATGCAACTAAATGATACGGGAACTATGAGTTGTGTGAATAAACATTCATTTGATATGGCAAAGCAGGGCTATATGAATTTTATGACAAAACCAGTAGTATCAATGTATAGCAAAGAATTATTTGAAGCGCGTCAGCAGGTGATTGCGAGCGGTCTTTATGACCCGCTACAGCAGGTAATTGCAGATTTACTAACTGGTGAGCAACGGATTTTAGATACAGGCTGTGGTGAAGGCTCGCACTTAGCACGAATTTGTACACAGTTACCGAATGCACTTGGTGTTGGTATCGATATTGCGAAGGAAGGTATTTTAGCTGCTGCGAAATTTTATAGCGAAAAAATATGGTGTGTCGGTGATTTGGCAAATAGTCCATTTCAGTCAGAAAGCTTTACGACAATTTTAAATATTTTGTCACCAGCTAATTATGAGGAATTTAAACGCCTGCTTAACCCAAATGGCAAAGTAATTAAAGTCGTGCCACAGACAGATTATTTAAAAGAGATACGCGTCCAAGCATTTGCTGATTCTGAAAAAGAAAGCTACTCTAATGCACAGACAGTCGAACGATTTAAAGAAAGCTTTGCTAAAGTAAATGTGCAGCGTATTACTTACACAGTGCCATTAGCAACAGAGCTTGCACCAAAGCTATTGCAAATGACACCTATGGGTTGGCATATTGAAAATATAGCGGCAGTGGAGTTGCCACAAATTACGATAGATGTGGATATTTTAGTTGGGGAAGTATAA
- a CDS encoding methyl-accepting chemotaxis protein: protein MIRFLQSIQGKLLIFSFLIFFIPSLIISIVSYSTAKQGMDEVGKTVIKNSVETSLELIAIAETEVQNGMVTLEEAQERVKSQLIGALNAEGQRPITYPADLGENGYIYILDHDGTVLGHPTREGDNLWDSQDSSGQYFVREVKEKALAGGGFTYYDFELPGQTVIAPKLIYSKLDPHWNWIVASGTYMQDFNSPVSHLVKVIIVTLILSIAAGGIVATLFSRHLATPLVKLSQSVSQVADGNLTVTIDKLQRQDEIGVLNNGFNNMVVHLKTLITDVENAISEIQTTSSNLSAVAEETTALGENIVNAVEEVASGATQQALDTEQTNRSTADFAAQIDVLHEKNELILTSSVEMRKSNEQGLTNLQHLQQSSEESNKLMTQVQDVFNNLMQKLAEIEGIVGTINEISDQTNLLALNASIEAARAGEHGKGFAVVAEEVRKLADQTNQATSSVRNTLRGIEMETNVVTHEMEKASLIVQQQRESVETTQSSFEAIEKAVEHITAIINDMSASVNQLNTSKNAMLISMDSIAHISEKNAVVTQDVTASVEEQQRAIELVTNSSNELTGEINSLQEAINQFKV, encoded by the coding sequence ATGATACGCTTTTTGCAATCGATACAAGGAAAATTATTAATATTTTCTTTCTTAATTTTTTTTATCCCAAGCTTAATTATTAGCATTGTAAGCTACTCGACAGCAAAGCAAGGGATGGACGAAGTAGGAAAGACAGTTATTAAAAACAGCGTAGAAACATCATTAGAATTAATTGCAATTGCTGAGACTGAAGTTCAAAACGGAATGGTTACATTAGAGGAGGCACAGGAACGTGTTAAATCGCAGTTAATTGGTGCCCTAAATGCGGAAGGACAGCGTCCAATAACTTATCCAGCAGACTTGGGTGAAAATGGCTATATTTATATTCTAGACCATGATGGAACAGTATTAGGTCATCCTACTCGCGAGGGAGATAATTTATGGGATAGTCAGGATAGCTCAGGTCAATATTTTGTTCGTGAAGTAAAAGAAAAGGCATTAGCAGGCGGGGGTTTTACATATTATGATTTTGAGCTACCAGGTCAAACTGTTATTGCACCGAAATTGATTTATTCAAAGTTAGACCCGCATTGGAATTGGATTGTCGCTTCAGGTACATATATGCAAGATTTCAATTCTCCCGTGAGTCATTTAGTGAAAGTAATTATCGTGACACTTATTTTGTCAATTGCAGCAGGTGGGATTGTTGCCACTTTATTCTCACGTCATTTGGCAACTCCATTAGTAAAATTATCACAAAGTGTGAGTCAAGTAGCAGATGGTAATTTAACAGTTACAATAGATAAACTGCAGCGACAAGATGAAATAGGTGTTTTAAATAATGGCTTTAATAATATGGTCGTACATTTAAAAACACTTATTACAGATGTGGAAAATGCCATTTCTGAAATTCAAACGACCTCTAGCAATTTATCCGCTGTTGCGGAAGAAACGACTGCATTAGGTGAAAATATTGTTAACGCAGTAGAAGAGGTTGCAAGTGGAGCCACACAGCAAGCGCTAGATACGGAGCAAACAAATCGTTCGACAGCTGATTTTGCAGCTCAAATTGATGTACTGCATGAAAAAAATGAATTAATTTTAACTTCTTCCGTAGAAATGCGAAAATCGAATGAGCAAGGATTAACTAATTTACAGCATTTACAACAAAGCTCTGAGGAATCTAATAAGCTTATGACACAAGTGCAAGATGTGTTCAATAATTTAATGCAAAAGCTAGCTGAAATTGAAGGCATTGTTGGCACGATTAATGAAATCTCAGACCAAACAAATTTATTGGCACTGAATGCCTCCATTGAAGCTGCTAGAGCGGGTGAGCATGGCAAAGGCTTTGCGGTAGTGGCAGAGGAGGTGCGCAAGCTAGCAGACCAAACGAACCAGGCGACTAGCTCCGTACGTAATACATTAAGAGGGATTGAAATGGAAACAAATGTTGTGACGCATGAAATGGAGAAAGCATCATTGATTGTACAACAACAGCGTGAATCAGTGGAGACAACACAAAGCTCATTTGAGGCAATTGAAAAAGCGGTTGAGCATATTACAGCTATAATAAACGATATGTCTGCGAGTGTGAATCAATTGAACACCTCTAAAAATGCAATGCTTATTTCGATGGATAGCATTGCCCATATTAGTGAGAAAAACGCGGTTGTTACACAGGATGTAACGGCTTCTGTAGAGGAGCAGCAACGGGCTATAGAGCTTGTGACAAATTCGTCGAATGAGTTAACAGGCGAGATTAATAGTTTACAGGAGGCTATTAATCAATTTAAAGTATAG
- a CDS encoding lysophospholipid acyltransferase family protein, which produces MYKLAANICKVILKINGAKAKVYDAGNLPKDGGFVIACTHTGYIDIINLGVSVYPREIHFMAKKQLFEMKGLGWLIDKLNAFPVDRDNPGPSVIKIPRQLIKEGKVVGIFPSGTRSTENNDLKQGAVTIAQLAKTQIVPAAYIGPRNVGEVFKRQKGYLIYGKPFTVESGKEARDEATKFLEQEFQRLTEELQAKI; this is translated from the coding sequence GTGTATAAATTAGCAGCGAATATTTGTAAGGTAATTTTGAAAATAAATGGTGCAAAGGCGAAGGTTTACGATGCAGGGAATTTACCTAAGGACGGGGGCTTTGTCATTGCGTGTACGCATACCGGTTATATTGATATTATTAATTTAGGTGTATCCGTGTATCCTCGCGAAATTCATTTTATGGCGAAAAAGCAGTTGTTTGAAATGAAAGGGCTTGGTTGGTTAATTGACAAATTAAATGCTTTTCCAGTGGACCGAGATAATCCAGGGCCAAGTGTTATTAAAATTCCACGACAGCTTATTAAGGAAGGCAAAGTTGTCGGGATTTTCCCAAGCGGCACGCGTTCTACGGAAAATAATGATTTAAAGCAGGGGGCAGTAACGATTGCCCAGTTAGCGAAGACGCAAATTGTACCAGCTGCTTATATCGGTCCACGTAATGTAGGTGAGGTATTTAAACGCCAAAAGGGCTATTTAATTTATGGTAAGCCTTTTACAGTAGAGAGCGGTAAAGAAGCACGCGATGAGGCGACGAAGTTTTTAGAGCAGGAGTTTCAGCGTCTAACAGAAGAATTACAAGCAAAAATATAG
- a CDS encoding NAD-dependent epimerase/dehydratase family protein, with translation MKNILVLGGTRFFGRKLVELLIAEGHQVTIITRGNSSNPFGDKVEHVIVDRTKEPDLQSFMENRMFDIVYDNICYSPNEAKAFCDIFNGKIGKLVFTSTLSTYEIDGNVKVEHDFDPYNYTIRMGDSADFTYGEGKRQAEAVFFKYAEFPIVAVRFPIVMGVDDYTERLHFHVKRVAQEEPIGFVNMDAEMSFIQADEAARFLLWAGQATIEGPFNATATGAVTLQALMTLVERVTGKRAKIALLGDDEIRSPYAVPKSWYMKNDKAAAAGFQFSKLDSWLENLVQDIAKQYT, from the coding sequence ATGAAAAATATTTTAGTATTAGGTGGAACGCGATTTTTCGGTCGTAAATTAGTTGAGCTTTTAATAGCTGAAGGACATCAAGTGACAATTATAACGCGAGGAAATTCAAGTAACCCATTTGGGGACAAGGTGGAGCATGTCATTGTCGATCGAACAAAAGAGCCTGATTTACAGTCATTTATGGAAAATCGCATGTTTGATATTGTATACGATAATATTTGCTACTCTCCAAATGAGGCGAAGGCTTTTTGTGATATATTTAACGGGAAAATTGGGAAGCTTGTTTTCACATCAACTCTATCAACATATGAAATTGATGGCAATGTCAAAGTTGAGCATGACTTTGACCCATATAATTATACGATTCGTATGGGGGATTCGGCAGATTTCACTTATGGAGAGGGCAAGCGTCAAGCCGAGGCTGTATTTTTTAAATATGCTGAATTTCCAATTGTAGCAGTGCGTTTTCCAATTGTTATGGGTGTCGATGATTATACGGAGCGATTACACTTTCATGTGAAGCGGGTAGCGCAAGAAGAACCGATTGGCTTTGTTAATATGGATGCTGAAATGTCCTTTATTCAAGCGGATGAGGCAGCAAGATTTTTATTATGGGCTGGGCAAGCGACTATAGAAGGGCCTTTTAATGCGACGGCAACGGGGGCTGTGACGTTACAGGCATTAATGACCTTAGTCGAGCGGGTTACAGGCAAACGGGCAAAAATCGCACTTTTGGGTGATGATGAAATACGTTCGCCGTATGCTGTCCCTAAATCATGGTATATGAAAAATGATAAAGCAGCAGCTGCAGGCTTTCAGTTTTCAAAACTTGATAGCTGGCTAGAAAATTTAGTACAGGACATCGCAAAACAATACACTTAA
- a CDS encoding PadR family transcriptional regulator yields MNPQFKKGVLNLCVLALLEKRDMYGYELVQAISSKIDISEGAVYPLLRRLTAEGYFTTYMMESTEGPARKYYQLTSAGKEQLDTQKLEWQQFYQAVNDLVNKGEQ; encoded by the coding sequence GTGAATCCACAGTTTAAAAAGGGTGTACTGAATTTATGTGTGCTTGCATTGTTGGAAAAGCGTGATATGTATGGCTATGAGCTTGTACAAGCGATTTCTAGCAAAATCGATATTTCTGAAGGAGCGGTTTATCCGTTACTTCGCAGGCTAACTGCGGAAGGTTATTTTACAACGTATATGATGGAATCGACAGAAGGACCTGCGAGAAAGTATTATCAGTTAACTAGTGCAGGGAAGGAACAGCTAGACACACAAAAGTTGGAGTGGCAACAATTTTATCAGGCGGTAAACGATTTAGTAAATAAGGGGGAACAATAA
- a CDS encoding YebC/PmpR family DNA-binding transcriptional regulator encodes MGRKWNNIKDKKAGKDAANSRIYAKFGREIYVAAKSGEPNPESNRALKTVLERAKTYSVPKHIIEKAIEKAKGGGDEQFDELRYEGFGVGGTMVIVDALTNNVNRTASEVRAAFGKNSGNMGVSGSAAHMFQSTAVFGVEGKTEDEILEILMEADLDARDIMDEEGTIIVYTEPDQFHATQEALKAAGIEEFAVAELTMLPMTEVALTGDDLVKFEKMIDALEDLEDVQRVYHNADLGE; translated from the coding sequence ATGGGGCGTAAATGGAATAATATTAAGGATAAAAAAGCAGGGAAGGACGCAGCGAATAGCCGTATTTATGCGAAATTTGGTCGTGAAATTTATGTTGCGGCAAAATCTGGCGAACCAAATCCAGAATCTAACCGTGCATTAAAAACGGTTTTAGAGCGTGCAAAAACGTATTCTGTACCGAAGCATATTATTGAAAAGGCAATTGAAAAAGCAAAGGGCGGCGGAGATGAGCAATTTGATGAGTTACGCTATGAAGGGTTCGGCGTAGGTGGCACAATGGTCATTGTTGACGCTTTAACGAATAACGTCAATCGCACTGCTTCTGAGGTGCGTGCGGCATTTGGGAAAAATAGCGGTAATATGGGTGTAAGTGGCTCAGCGGCGCATATGTTCCAAAGCACCGCCGTATTTGGTGTTGAAGGCAAAACAGAGGACGAAATACTAGAAATTCTAATGGAAGCAGACTTGGATGCACGTGATATTATGGATGAGGAAGGGACAATTATCGTATACACAGAACCAGACCAATTCCATGCGACGCAAGAAGCGTTAAAAGCAGCAGGTATCGAAGAATTTGCTGTGGCAGAATTGACGATGCTTCCAATGACAGAAGTAGCATTAACAGGCGACGATTTAGTAAAATTCGAAAAAATGATTGATGCTCTTGAAGATTTAGAGGATGTGCAACGCGTCTACCACAACGCTGATTTAGGTGAATAG
- a CDS encoding SCO family protein: MPKKLLVSVFLLTILLLGCSQQVKNPLNWELKEFIFTNQENQEFGLADLKGKIWVADFVFTNCATVCLPMMANMTELQEKLHEENLDVELVSFSVDPEIDTPEVLKEYALSYGADLTSWNLLTGYSQEIIEQFALENFKTIARKPADDTQVIHGTSFYLINEDGIVIKDYNGLNVPYEEMIKDIKLLFKE, encoded by the coding sequence TTGCCAAAAAAATTATTAGTTTCAGTATTTCTATTAACTATTTTATTGCTAGGCTGTAGTCAGCAAGTGAAAAATCCGCTTAATTGGGAGTTAAAGGAGTTTATATTCACAAATCAAGAAAATCAGGAGTTTGGATTAGCGGATTTAAAAGGCAAGATATGGGTAGCCGATTTTGTGTTTACAAATTGTGCGACAGTTTGCCTCCCAATGATGGCGAATATGACTGAGCTACAAGAAAAACTTCATGAGGAGAACTTGGATGTAGAATTAGTGTCTTTTAGTGTTGACCCAGAAATAGACACGCCAGAAGTTTTAAAAGAATATGCTTTAAGCTATGGTGCAGATTTAACTAGCTGGAACTTATTAACAGGTTATTCACAAGAAATAATCGAACAGTTTGCATTAGAAAACTTTAAAACGATTGCTAGAAAGCCTGCTGATGACACACAAGTAATACATGGCACATCTTTTTATTTGATTAATGAAGATGGCATCGTTATTAAGGATTATAATGGGCTTAATGTGCCGTATGAAGAAATGATTAAAGATATAAAATTGCTATTTAAGGAGTGA